In a single window of the Bradyrhizobium erythrophlei genome:
- a CDS encoding OpgC domain-containing protein: MANQDVASLSHAVERDLRLDLFRGIGLWMIFLDHIPDDFVAWLTLRNYGFSDAAEFFVFISGYLAGYIYGPIIRAGNFLAALKRLWTRVWQMYVAHIMLFLLFTAQIARTVRKFDNPMYEDEFNVHNFLQHPDVLIGQALTLRYKPVDLDVLPLYISLIAASPLILWCLLRRPNWTLLGSILLYIGARCFDWNLASYPPGTHWYFNPFAWQLMFVFAAWCGVGGINQLQVIIQSRTALILAVAWMAFAFLIVMTWHVPFLDAMVPKWMIKAIYPIDKTDLDMLRFTHFLALALVVSRYFPRKSEILTSKWLRPMVLCGQHSLPLFCFGVFLSFGAHWILVQHAQGGARALWMQLLVSVGGILIMIGLAWILDRAEKVPSLFVDASVPDLPEAATKPGTA, encoded by the coding sequence ATGGCAAATCAAGACGTCGCTTCTCTCTCGCATGCCGTCGAGCGTGACCTCCGGCTCGATCTGTTCCGCGGCATCGGGCTGTGGATGATCTTCCTCGATCACATTCCGGACGACTTCGTTGCCTGGCTGACCCTGCGCAATTACGGCTTCAGCGATGCCGCCGAGTTCTTCGTGTTCATTTCCGGTTATCTGGCCGGCTACATCTATGGTCCGATCATACGCGCCGGGAATTTTCTCGCTGCCCTCAAGCGGCTGTGGACACGCGTCTGGCAGATGTACGTTGCCCACATCATGCTGTTCCTGCTCTTCACGGCGCAGATCGCGCGCACGGTCAGGAAATTCGACAATCCGATGTACGAAGACGAGTTCAATGTTCACAATTTTCTCCAGCACCCGGACGTTCTGATCGGGCAGGCGCTGACGCTGCGCTACAAGCCGGTCGACCTCGACGTGCTGCCGCTCTACATATCGCTGATAGCCGCTTCACCGCTGATCCTGTGGTGCCTGTTGCGCCGCCCCAACTGGACCTTACTTGGCTCGATCCTGCTGTACATCGGGGCGCGCTGTTTCGACTGGAATCTCGCCTCATATCCGCCCGGCACGCACTGGTACTTCAATCCGTTCGCCTGGCAATTGATGTTCGTGTTCGCGGCATGGTGCGGCGTCGGAGGCATCAACCAACTGCAGGTCATTATCCAGTCGCGCACGGCGCTGATCCTGGCCGTGGCGTGGATGGCCTTCGCGTTCCTGATCGTGATGACCTGGCACGTCCCGTTCCTCGATGCCATGGTGCCGAAATGGATGATCAAGGCGATCTATCCGATCGACAAGACCGACCTCGATATGCTGCGTTTCACCCACTTCCTCGCGCTGGCGCTGGTGGTCTCCCGATATTTTCCGCGCAAATCGGAGATACTTACCTCCAAATGGCTGCGCCCGATGGTGCTGTGCGGTCAGCATTCGCTGCCGCTTTTTTGCTTCGGCGTATTCCTGTCCTTTGGCGCGCATTGGATCCTGGTTCAGCACGCCCAGGGCGGCGCGCGCGCGCTTTGGATGCAGCTGCTCGTCAGCGTCGGCGGCATCCTGATCATGATCGGGCTCGCGTGGATTCTGGACCGGGCCGAAAAGGTCCCCAGCCTGTTCGTCGATGCGAGCGTCCCCGATCTGCCCGAGGCGGCCACCAAACCGGGCACCGCGTGA
- a CDS encoding OpgC domain-containing protein, whose amino-acid sequence MTSISDRVAGPSHVGAADEMVHALPAPILLSLPASGVRELRLDLFRGLALWLIFIDHVSPDVLTWFTIRSYGFSDAAEIFIFISGYTAAFVYGRAMFESGFEIATARVLRRVWQIYAAHVLLFAILVAEVSYVAIGLEKPFYAKEMEILNFLDQPGSAMVQALLLRYRPLNMDVLPLYIVLMLFLPLILKLIKWRADLTLAASVALYAAAWRYDLHLTAYPNGFWSFNPFAWQLLFVFGAWCALGGARRMSRFLSSPVTLWISFAYLLAAFCVTLTWYFPQLGYLMPHWLEQWMYPIDKTDLDVLRFAHFLALAVVALRFVPAGWPGLESRWLWPMILCGQRSLEIFCLGVALAFAGYFVLTEASAGLGLHFLVGICGILIMSAAAWLLSWYKHYVDKAGPRTKRAGGHAQMAGGGP is encoded by the coding sequence ATGACGTCGATTTCCGATCGAGTTGCCGGGCCATCCCATGTGGGCGCAGCGGACGAAATGGTGCATGCCTTGCCGGCGCCGATTCTCCTTTCGCTTCCTGCCAGCGGTGTGCGCGAACTGCGGCTGGATCTTTTTCGCGGCCTGGCACTGTGGCTGATCTTCATCGATCACGTATCGCCGGATGTCCTGACCTGGTTCACGATCCGCAGTTATGGATTCAGCGACGCCGCCGAAATCTTCATTTTTATCTCAGGCTATACCGCGGCGTTCGTCTACGGCCGTGCGATGTTCGAGTCCGGCTTCGAGATTGCGACCGCGCGCGTCCTGCGAAGGGTCTGGCAGATCTATGCCGCGCACGTGCTGCTGTTCGCGATCCTGGTTGCGGAAGTTTCCTACGTCGCCATCGGCCTGGAGAAGCCGTTTTACGCCAAGGAAATGGAGATACTGAATTTCCTCGACCAGCCCGGAAGCGCCATGGTTCAGGCTCTGCTGCTGAGATATCGCCCACTGAACATGGACGTCTTGCCGCTCTACATCGTGCTGATGCTGTTTCTGCCGCTCATTCTGAAGCTGATCAAATGGCGCGCCGATCTCACGCTCGCAGCTTCGGTCGCGCTTTACGCGGCAGCCTGGCGGTACGATCTGCACCTGACGGCCTATCCGAACGGTTTCTGGTCCTTCAATCCCTTTGCGTGGCAATTGCTGTTCGTGTTCGGCGCCTGGTGCGCGTTGGGCGGCGCCCGGAGGATGTCGCGATTTTTGTCTTCGCCAGTCACGCTATGGATTTCGTTCGCCTATCTGCTCGCAGCGTTCTGCGTGACGCTGACCTGGTACTTCCCGCAGCTTGGTTACCTGATGCCGCACTGGCTCGAGCAATGGATGTATCCGATCGACAAGACCGATCTCGACGTGCTCAGGTTCGCGCACTTCCTGGCGCTGGCGGTTGTTGCCTTGCGTTTCGTCCCGGCGGGATGGCCGGGCCTGGAATCGCGCTGGCTGTGGCCCATGATCCTGTGCGGGCAACGTTCACTGGAGATTTTCTGCCTCGGCGTAGCCCTGGCGTTCGCGGGGTATTTCGTGCTGACGGAGGCTTCCGCCGGCCTTGGCCTGCATTTCCTGGTCGGTATCTGCGGCATCCTGATCATGTCCGCCGCCGCATGGTTGTTGTCATGGTACAAGCACTACGTCGACAAGGCCGGCCCGCGAACCAAACGCGCCGGCGGGCACGCCCAAATGGCCGGAGGAGGCCCATGA
- a CDS encoding class I SAM-dependent methyltransferase — protein MYRADRGSALPRDVTGRSLGSRLHQFTLGNNRIAASNCAKFIELLMEGSERPIVLVIGGGTIGLGANELYRNSSIELVGTDVYASQHTALVADAHKLPFEDGVFDGVWVQAVLEHVLEPATIVDEIHRVLRRGGLVYAETPFMQQVHERAYDFSRFTQSGHRWLFKRFSEVSAGPIGGAGVALVWSIRYFCRALGAGNKLSMLISLPFFWIRFFDAFSRGRAVADAASGFFFLGRRSDQMIDPHSMTEYYDRQK, from the coding sequence ATGTACCGCGCCGACCGTGGCTCGGCGCTTCCAAGGGATGTTACGGGCCGTTCGCTTGGCTCACGGCTTCATCAGTTTACCCTTGGAAACAACCGGATCGCAGCCTCGAATTGTGCAAAGTTCATCGAGCTACTGATGGAAGGCTCCGAGCGGCCCATCGTCCTTGTGATTGGTGGCGGCACCATCGGCCTCGGTGCCAATGAACTTTACCGTAATAGCTCCATCGAACTGGTCGGCACCGATGTCTACGCCTCACAGCACACCGCCCTGGTGGCCGATGCCCACAAGCTTCCTTTTGAAGACGGGGTGTTCGACGGCGTTTGGGTCCAGGCCGTACTCGAACATGTGCTGGAGCCCGCAACAATCGTTGACGAAATTCATCGGGTGCTTCGGCGCGGGGGGCTGGTTTATGCCGAGACGCCGTTCATGCAGCAGGTGCATGAGCGCGCCTACGATTTCTCGCGCTTTACGCAGAGCGGTCATCGTTGGCTGTTCAAGCGATTTTCCGAAGTCAGCGCCGGACCGATCGGAGGCGCGGGCGTGGCGCTGGTGTGGTCGATCCGGTATTTCTGCCGTGCTCTCGGCGCGGGGAACAAACTGTCAATGCTGATTTCCCTGCCGTTCTTCTGGATCCGGTTTTTCGACGCATTCTCCCGCGGCCGCGCCGTTGCGGACGCCGCCAGCGGATTTTTCTTTCTTGGGCGCAGATCCGATCAGATGATCGATCCCCACTCCATGACGGAATACTACGACCGGCAAAAATGA